The sequence below is a genomic window from Candidatus Hydrogenedentota bacterium.
CCAGATTGCCTCGCTCGTCCGCGTTGTGCAGTTTGATCCGCCGTATATCCTTTTCCTCACGAAGGTGACCGTTCTTCTCATCGAAGAATATTGCACTATGTAGCCCGCTAATTGGGGAGCTTGCGGAGCCAGTCGACTGAAGATATACCCAGTCTGAACTTTCAATGCAGATTTCCCACCAATTGCGGATAAAGCGAGGGGAATCTCCGTTCATGATTCCGGCGAGAGTTTTTGCGTATTCGGACAGGCGCCGATTCGCTTCCGTTATTGCAAAGGAGATCACATGGTCTGGATTGGCTAATTGATCAGCCTGGTTTATTTGTAAGCCCTTCGCAGATATCAGGTGCGCTCGTTTTTCTTCAATTGATGCGGCGTTTGCCGCATCGATCAGTGTCATCACGGATTCCGAACCGTCCCCCGTTGTTGACGTCACAGATAGCGTGACATTCACTTTTGCCCCGGAGATCGTTTCAAAAGCTCCTGTACCGAGGTGCGCAACTAGAGGGAGCGAGTTTTCGGATAAGAGCCTAAGCCTGAACCGAGAATATGACTTGAGAGATAGCCAATGCTGGAGTGTAATCACAGCTACGCTGCCACCGGGCGACGGGAACTGGAGTGACCGAGCCCACAGGCAGTATCCAAGATCGCCCTTTTCTGATGGGTAGAACTTGCTTACAAACTCGACCAGTCGGATCGCCATCTCCCGAAATCCAAGGAATGGGACATTAGTTATAACGAGAGTGTAAGAGGTCGCCAAGAGCCGAACGGCATCCATGAGTCCTTGCGCTGCCACGCCCGCCTCTCGTATTTCATCATTCATTCCTGCGTTGGCCAGCGCCTCGTCGAGCAACGGCCGTAACTCATCATAGGTTGCTTCGAACAAACCCGCCTCTACGTCCCCTGCGCGTGGTTCAATGAGGCTCCCGAGAGCGGGCGCCTGCCGAAAGGTTTCATAGAGGCGACTGAGTCCTCCTTCAGCTTTGGGCGATCCCTTGGCAAGCTTCAGCCAGGCCTCCTTGCTCGCGCCGACGGAGAGACCTGAACAGGCAATTTGGAGCGGCGGCAAAGAGTGATATCCAGTAGCCTTCCATGCAGCAAGGGCCAGATTGAATGCGGCAATCTGCGTACAGCGGGAATCCAGTTCCAGTCCGAAGAGGTTCACGCGAAGCACAGCGTCGCAGGCGTCGCGCAGTGAGAGGTTCCCTTCCTCCATGCGCATCGCGACAAGAATCGGAAGGGCGAAGACAAGGAAATGGCCCGAACCGCAGCAGGGATCGAGAACGCGAAGTTCCGCCGCCGTCTTGGGCCAGTGAGGAAACACACCCGCGGCTGGTCGCCAGGGCTTTCCATCCTCACGAACGAAGCGGAGATACGTCCACGTGATATCGCCGACGGCACAGGCAGCACGAAGTTCGTCTTCATCCTTGGCGGTTTTCGCCAGGTCCGGATTCGCCGCTAGCACCTTGCCTGCCCACCACGCGCCAAGCGTGTTGTGCAGCAGAAACTCGACCATATAGTCTTCGGTGAAGAGTTGCGTAACGGCAGGCAATTCGTCGGCACCAATTTTCTTTTCCGATTTGTTGACCGCGTCCTTCTGTTCCGCCTGCCAAAATTGATAGACCCATCCGAGACTGTCATCGGCGAGAAAGACATCTCGCGGCAATGCCTTCAGCAGATCCTCGAGTTCCGATCGAGTCTCAGGCGGCAAGTTGACTTCGAGCACTGGATCGTCGGGCCGGAAAATTTGCGGCAGCATTCGGACCGCATAGGCGCTGGCCAGTTCAAGCCAGTCTCGTCTTTGTTCGCGCGCAAGTTCCCGGCAATCGTCCAACGAAATGGGCACACCATGCTCAGGCTCGATGAGCAAATCGTTCTCCGCAAGAAAGCGGGCGAACAGCATGCGGTGCCAATGTTCATACGCGCACTCGCCGACC
It includes:
- a CDS encoding SAM-dependent methyltransferase, which produces MASLDRTLRRQLENTVKQARRVAEAGARKAIESLAVHHHEPHSSMTSTQRTLRNRLRAHGRQLGDHRDERRGTQSIDRSVGECAYEHWHRMLFARFLAENDLLIEPEHGVPISLDDCRELAREQRRDWLELASAYAVRMLPQIFRPDDPVLEVNLPPETRSELEDLLKALPRDVFLADDSLGWVYQFWQAEQKDAVNKSEKKIGADELPAVTQLFTEDYMVEFLLHNTLGAWWAGKVLAANPDLAKTAKDEDELRAACAVGDITWTYLRFVREDGKPWRPAAGVFPHWPKTAAELRVLDPCCGSGHFLVFALPILVAMRMEEGNLSLRDACDAVLRVNLFGLELDSRCTQIAAFNLALAAWKATGYHSLPPLQIACSGLSVGASKEAWLKLAKGSPKAEGGLSRLYETFRQAPALGSLIEPRAGDVEAGLFEATYDELRPLLDEALANAGMNDEIREAGVAAQGLMDAVRLLATSYTLVITNVPFLGFREMAIRLVEFVSKFYPSEKGDLGYCLWARSLQFPSPGGSVAVITLQHWLSLKSYSRFRLRLLSENSLPLVAHLGTGAFETISGAKVNVTLSVTSTTGDGSESVMTLIDAANAASIEEKRAHLISAKGLQINQADQLANPDHVISFAITEANRRLSEYAKTLAGIMNGDSPRFIRNWWEICIESSDWVYLQSTGSASSPISGLHSAIFFDEKNGHLREEKDIRRIKLHNADERGNLVWGREGVAVSQMDAIFPTRYFGNKYDSNIATLVPNDPKQVSALWAYCASGELGAAVRAIDRKVNVTNATFGKVPFDLDYWQRVVTAQYPYGLPEPYSDDPTQWVFHGHPSGSVIWNELIKRLEIASMPRADTTVFQVAVARLLGYRWPAELDTEMRLSDESHTVMARCAELHRFADTDGIVCMSPIHKEPPAAQRLTELLAAAYGEHWSAARLNELLAAADCKGKTLDDWMRDKFFDQHCTLFHQRPFIWHMSDGMRDGFNALVNYHKLAAPNGEGRRTLEKLIYTYVGDWITQQRREQHAGAEGADARLAAAMHLQDELKKILEGEPPYDLFVRWKPLHEQPIGWDPDINDGVRLNIRPFMTARPLNARAKNACILRATPKIKWDKDRGKEPERPKDDYPWFWGWDEKTQDFVGKPGMKEPDGNRWNDLHYTNAFKRAARERKSQGTSS